CAATAAAATGATACATGAAAAGAGGATTTATGTGCTACGTGGAGTGTAAATAAGAGTGGTTGCGTCATTGGAGATCCTGTTTGTTGATGTTATGCTCAGAGTTTAGCCAACAAGCTAACAGCATAAAGAGCCTTTTGAAGAAAATCTTGTTGGTTAATAGGCTTGAAAAGATCTGGGGTGCTTAATTGATGTTCTTAATGACTTATAATCACAGGTTGCTAGAGTAAATGTTGAATATGAGAAATTGTTTACCTTCTATTTCATGTCTCATTGGCTTTAGTAGACAACGTCGCTATTAACAACAACCAGCTGATCAAAATTCACTTAATTCAGGTGTGAAATGAATGTGCTTGAAATATGTCTTTATTAACCACTTTACTTTGAAATATAACACCATATTAGCTATTGGCACCCTGTTAGACACACACTGTTAAAACTGGTGTGGTTGTCATACTTTTAATTAACAGAAAGAAAGCGAGTacaaaatgcatttcaaaaagctattgcaaaatattaaacaCATAGTTTTTCTTCATGCAGCTTTATCGGGTcaactgtcaagaacatgtccaggtcatatttcaacccAAATCAAAAGGAagactttatattttatattcaaaattatattttgcatgatcaaaatgaagcctattttcatGACTAataagatattttgcattgtgacatttaaaaaaaaatattatgacagTCAATCACATTTCACCCACACTCTCATCagtgcattgcaaaaaaaaaaagtattacagagatgcccaaatatatatatatataaaacatttatatgaaGTATTTAGACATCATGATgccagtatttgttgtactgcctttaatttatgctgcgTAAAAAATCattgcattacaataatgagaatcaccattgagaataacagAAATTAGTAAAATATTTGAATGCATTACGGTGATGGGAATTTGCATGgaaaaatatgcttaattttgGTTAAATGAAAGTGTGGTCATAGTGCATAAAATCGTAATGGCTTCGTTTTCTGAAAGCAAATTATAATTGATTCATTACAAGGTTCTATAGTCACATTCGATCCAATTTTAACCCTCAGAAAGCCACTGTAGCAGAATTGCATCGTTTCTGTAAAGCAATTAAATGATGCCTATTTTTATTAGAAATggtaaaaagaaaaatacaaaacagtTGCTGAAACTTTGAAGTGATCGCAATACAAAGATTtggtttgaaaaaaacaaaaacaaacaagcacaaaATCAGAGACGTCCTAAAAAACACTTTCATGGAGAAAAATATCAATGTTTATGTCTGTGAGGGTTAAGCAAGTAGAGGTTAAATGTCACTTTTTTTAGGGGCAAATCCAGGGGTTCGTAATGTACTTCATGCAGATATCTTGCTGAAGATTTAGTTCTTACTTAAAGCAAAGTCAGTGTTAGATTCTTAAGCTTACCTTGTCGTTTTCTTGTGTCTCTTTAGTGCTGCTCGGCAGAGGAAAAGCCGTAAGGGATTTCATGGGGCCGGACTGTCGGTTTCTCACTTTCAAGAAAGGAGAGAcgatatatgtatattataaacTCTCAGGACAGAGGTCAGATGTGTGGGCCGGTAGTGTAAGTACACGATTAATGATTGATTGGTTGGTTTAAGGGAGTTGTTGGTGATGAATTGTGTGAGATATCAGTTGTCATGCAAGCATATTTGAATagtagtattttaacattgcaaATAGTCTGTGTCATACTTAAGTTGGTCAACAGATCATACACGtgtcttaaaggggtagttcacacaaaaattaaatcatcttcttctgtggaacaccaaaatagatgctaggcagaatgacacactcagtcactattcactttcattgtatgacaaaaggtgcaatgaaagtgaatggtgactgagactaacataatgCATAAcatcttcttttatgttccacagaagaaagaaagttatactggTTTGAAGCAACATGAGTGAGTAAACAATAACATCATTTTCATCTTTAATTAGAGATGTGTATTAAGCTACTAAATGTTAACTACACCACCATCAACAAAagctatccacacacacacacactcacacacacacacacacacacacacgttggtgcagctatcattatgaggactctccatagacataatgatttttatactgtacgaacaatagattctataccctaaccctacccctaaacctaaccctcacaaaaaactttctgcaaaaGCTAAGCCATCCATATCCAaaagctgataatataatttgtaatgaaaattctTGTATTAAATTTGAGATATAAAATTGAGTAGGATTAaagtataaaattaaaaaaggatGCATGTTTCACCAGTGGTCTCACCAGACTTTTGGGCTCCACTATGTTTGTATGCATGCATAAAATTAAGTTTAACTCTGGCTTTAGAATGACATCAGCTCAATTCCAAAACCACAAATGCAATGCATTGCAAAAAGAAATATAGGCTATAAATACTGTAAACACATATTTCATCCAGTACTAAAAATATTAGAGTAAATAGAGTAGTTCAATCCAAGTTAAATAGATTATTTTATCCAATAAATGTGTGTGCAATGCATTGATGATTATTAGGGTATCATGACATGCTAAAATAAATCATGAGAAAAACTTAATGTACACATGAATCATAAATTGAATAATGCAAAAATGGCTAATTGATCATGTTGTTCTGTTCCTTTGTTTGCATAGGTTGGAAACGACTTTGGTTATTTTCCAAAGGACTGTCTTAATCTAAGTCATATATATACTGAAAAGGAATTTGAGGTGCCTGCAGAGGTAAGGTAGTCTTGAGATTTACTGATCTTTGGTAATTTTTCTTGTGACCTTTGGTCAGCATTTTGGGAAGTAATATTGATCTTTCTCTTTCAGGAAACAGATTTTGTGTGTTTTGATACGGGACTTGATAAATTTGAAAGCTATGACATTGATGTGCTATTAGGCAACTTGTTGTTAATAGAAAATGAGAATTTAACAGCAgaatcaaaagaatcagctcagaATGATGCTGTCGTCTCCCAGCTGCCTTCTGAAAAAGGAACGACAAGTTCAGAATCTACAACACATCCAGAAACAGAATCAGTAGATTCAGAATCAATATCACCACTTGAGACAGATTCAGTAGATTCAGAATCAACTTTGCCCTTTGAGACAGATTCAGTAGATTCAGAATCAACTTTGCCTTTTGAAACAGAATCTGTAGATTCAGAATCGGTAGCACATCCTGAAACAGAGACactactttcaaaatctgcggaTGAGGAATCTGATAGCATTCAACCAAAGATAGATGTCTCACCAGAACCAACATTAGAATCTACAGATGCAGTACAGAAAGAGCCAaaagctgttcagcttgtagagGTCATGGAAGAGCAGACTAATAATTCACTACACCAAGAGTCAGAGGTTTCCTTAGAAGATGTAGAAGCAGAACCATCAGATTCTGATGCTCTAAATATTGATTATTCTGAGCGTTTGCACAACCAGAGTGACTCTGAGAGACCGTTCAGTACAGAGGAAGTCACAAATTCTGATCCCCAGAAACCCATGAAACTTCCATTTGAAGCCCAAACTGCTGGCTCAGAGATAGACACTGAAGAACCTGCCAAATCCAAGCAAAACAATAAGGATATACCACTACAAGCACCTGGGAAAACACTGAATAAAGTTGAGGAGGATACTGAGGATAAGAACATGTGGTCAACCTTTAAGGATATTTTTAAAAAGGAGCGTGAAGGTAAAACGCGAGAGACTGGATCTCTTGAAAGAGTCACCAAAGAGGACATGGAGGCTTTACCTGAGGAATCACATTCAGATACGAATGTCAAAGACCTCGCTAGTCCCAAAGTCTTGAATGCAGAAATTGACTCTGAAGATCTGGCAATTGCAGAAGAAGTCCTTGATCTAGAAACTCTAGACTCCATAAGTGCTCCGCCAAAGAGTCAAGACATCTCATCTGAACAAACTGTGGAAAAACACACTGTAGGTACGATCTCATCACTAAACGTGGACAGGATGCTTGCAGATGAAGCCACTGAAGAGGATGGTCTTCAGATGGTAGACACAAGCAAGAATGAGAAAGCAAATGAAAACATTGAAGAAGATCTTCAGAAGGCCATTACAGACAAGAGTGAAGAACTGCATGAAAGTCCACAGACTGCAACCCTTCTTGACAAAACCGACAATCAGATTGAAAAAGTGAGGAACGACCTTTTGAATCTATTAAAAAACACCTTGCAATCAGAGGAACAAAGTCCCAATGAAGAAGAGCCTCAAGATCAAGACGAGACGGAAGATGCCAAAGAGCTTTTGGAGGATGAGAACGCTCTTTTATCTTCTTCTGAACTCCAAATTACAGATGAATCCAAGGAGAACGAACAACCTGAAATTCAAGTCGAAGCCGAAATTTCAGACGTATCTGAACAAAATGACAATGGCATGGAACCAAGTGAGGTACCATCTTCTCTAACAAGCGTGACTCAAGAAGAAGACCATGAAACTCTGGAAGAAGATGGATCCGATCACAACCTTGAGGTGCCTTCTCCTCGTGAGGAGCCTGTGTACAGTGATAGCATTCTAAGACTCACAATTTTACGAGATCACTTGAGAGACGATGATGTGGAGCGTATGCAGAAGTGTCTCGGGCTGAAAAACCTGTTCAAAATTGAAGCCATGTTTTCTGACCTGGATCAAGAGATGAAGTCTGCCAGGCAGTTGCAGACATACACTGAGAACATCGAGAACACGCTTGACCAGATCATGGAGGCCTCAGAGAACTCGATTCTAGATGAGACGGAGGAAATGCTTAATGAAAGAGAGCGGAAAGCTCAGGAACTTGGACGGCTGAAGGAACCAGGAATGAATGATGTAGAGGCTGCCATCTTGGATGCTTTTCGGGAGATTGTGTTCTCTTTGCGACAGAAATATTCAGCCGCTAGTGACAGTGTCCCATTGGTTGAGGAAGAACAACCTGCCTCTGAAACAGGTGAGAAACATGACCTTCTCTTACTGTTTTCTTTTGcacttttaaagggatacttcacccaaaaatgaaataatattagcctcattcactttcatggaaTGGAAAAAGTATGCAATCGAAGTGAGTGGCGACAAAAATgatcaatatatatttttcagactattgacaatatttaatatatatctcgataattatgtatttgctctgaaatggctgaggaaccataatttcagcCGACCAATCAATGTTGGTCAGTAGATTCAAAACGtttaaagcaatattctgggttcaatacaatttaagcttaatcgacagcatttgtggaatatttttgaTTTCATAATAAGTTcttctcatccctccttttcttctaaaaaagctaaatttggTGTTCcagtgaaaaactaagtacacccttactgtTTCCATAAGAATTAAGAGgataagtagtagccaggtgctgctaatcaaatgcccttgattaattgatcatcagcaagtgtgataaaagctgaagttttagcagtttgctggtctggagcattcaggtgtgtgttaacacaatgccaaggaggaaagacataaGCAATGAttttagagaagcaattgttgctgcccttcaatctgggaagggttataaggccatttccaaacaatttaaagtccatcattctacagtggaaaacattcaagacagttgccaatcttcccagaagtggacgtcccagcaaattcaccccaaaggtCAGActgtgcaatgctcagagaaattgcaaaaaacccaagagttacatctcagactctacaggcctcagttagcatgttaaatgtgaaagttcatgacagtacaattagaaaaagactgaacaagtatggtttgttaggaagggttgccaggagaaagcctcttctctctaaaaagaacatggcagcacggcttaggtttgcaaagttgcatctgaacaaaccacaaaacttctggaacaatgtcctttggacagacgagaccaaagtggagatgtttggccataatgcacagcgccacgtttggcgaaaaccaaacacagcatatcagcacaaacacctcataccaactgtcaagcacggtggtggaggggtgataatttgggcttgttttgcagccacaggacctgggcactTTGCAGTCActgagtcgaccatgaactcctctgtatactagagtattctagagtcaaatgtgaggccatctgtccgacagctaaagcttggctgaaattgggtcatgcaacaggacaatgatcccaagcacaccagcaaatctacaacggaatggctgaaaaagaatcaaagtgttgcaatggcccagtcaaagtccagagCTCAACCTGACtgaaatgctgtggcgggaccttaagagagctgtgcataaacaaatgcccgcaaacctcaatgaactgaagcaacgttgtaaagaagagtgagcgatgtgagagactgataaagtcatacagaaaatgattacttgaagttattgctgctaaaggtcattctacaagctgttgaatcataaggtgtacttagtttttcacatatggcttctccattttggctttatttttgttaaataaatcatgagacggtgtaatatgtcatgtgttgttgttcatctgaggttgtatttacctaattttaagacctgctaaggaccagatgatttttattatgtcctgatacgtaaaaccatagaattcaaggagggtgtactttctttttcccatgactgtaagtgcttttataaaattatacatttcacatttctgcatttaaaccctccaaaaattggccacattgacttccactgtaagtgtctcactggaacctcaatttgagattttttttaaagaaaaggaggcatgaatcgaaatatatttttgtggtaatcaacattatgccacaaatgctgtcagttgagctaaacttgtattgaattaaataaaactctagttaaaaataatgaaggcatgttttttACTAAATCAACTCAAGGAATAATATGTAATCATTGTAATTTACTGTGTATTCACCAATATAAAACAATACCGAGTTTTATttgccttcatatatttttaatacaactatttttgtgaataaatgGGGTGTGCAGAAACTAAAGCTTcacttatttttttggaaccatTTGAAGACTAttaatactgaattattgttgGAATTTAAGAATTAAGATACTGAATTAAAGCTGGAATCACAGCCTTTTAcgttgtagtaataataataataatatatgtaataataattttggttttattttaataaattatgcagCCTTAAAGGATCGTAAATGTAGAGgccaaacaaaaatcacattaaaatgctgatattcaaaatattcaaaaaaatgtATCGCCAGCACAACCATTTGGATTCATATCGTGAATATTTGATAAACTGCCCAGcactaatggtgactgagggtgctttcacactagcaattTTGGTGCGAACCCGGGTGTCGAATGACATCAAAGTTCGGTtcatttggataatgtgaacgctgttttccgaactcgggtgcacACCCGCGAACCACACCCGGGTCCACTTGAAAAGGCGGTCttgggtacggttcatgtgaactccagtacggttTGCTGCTGATAGGAACACAATTGTACCAAATCGTGGAAGTGAACTGCTTGTGATGAcgttaatttgcatctttgcaggctcccgatcgcaattatAATGGTTAATGCATTTCTCTTTGTATACGCTTCTCCAGATGAACAAACCGGCTCTGAAGAGGTGAAGGATTTGGTCAGTGATGTCGAAACGATTGAACCACCTGAAAGTCCTGAGATTCATAAGGAGCAGAATGAATCTGAATTGATTCTGAATTCTGAATTAAATGTGAACCCTCAAGATTTATCTCACAGTGAAGAGATGGGACTCGAGGAGGACGGCGGTCATTTTAATAGGAATAAAGATGCACAGATAGGTTTCAAAGATGCTGAGGAGATTCAAAAGGGGCCTCATGCGATTTTGGAGAATCCAGTGGACATTGGATTACACTTTGAAATGGACCAATCTTCAggtttgttaatgtttttttttaagtgcaagcAAAATTAAATATTCACTTTAAATAATAGATATATAATAGacgttcttaaaaaaaaaaaaatgcaacttttgaAACGACTTTCATTTTCGACTGATGTCACTGAAAGTCAAATATCAAGTCCTGTGCTACTTTTTATTGttacaataaatatatatgcTGTTTCACTCTTAATTGCGTCATATTATGAAGGATAAAATGTATTGACGCTGTGCTTTCCTTCTTACTTGGACAATTTAAAACCAGTTAAAACTGTTGTATTTTCATCAGGTTCACTGGAGACCCCAAGTGTGTCTGATTTCCGTGACGTTGAAGCAAACAGTTACATCACCAGCTCTTCAACTTCAGATGAACTTTGGGGCTCGATGCTTCTTGGCAAAGAGTATCTTGGAGTGTACGCAGAAGTTGTGAGTAAAATGTCATGTTATTTTATACCACCTTATTGTGCTGAGGCTTTTATTGATGGGATTTTGGTAGAACAGCGAATAAACAACATCAGTGTCAGCTCTAGTTTTCCCCCAAAGTCTAAGTCTATGTGCATATTGGGTTTAACTTGGgttgaattttttattattattattaaatatatatatatatatatatatatatatatatatatatatataatactattttactcCTGTACAGTGTAGGTGGCGCTGttctacaaaaatattttgttttcctgtttGGACCTCATTCAGCTGTCAGTGcataaaattgatatttttaacGTACACAAAGGGAGATGCTACGCAAAATGgtagcctcagtcgccattccCTTTCTTTGCATCAGttccctaaaattctgcctaacatctccgtttgtgttccacaagaCGGCATTTTCAACAACATTTGGGTGAGTAATTGACAACAGGTTCTCAGGTTGTGGTTTAAAACATCCAAGATTGagagataacatttttttttttttttttgtcatgaggGTGTCgctaatatacagttgaagtcagcagttcacatacaccttagccaaatacatttaaactcagtttttcacaattcctgacatttactcataaaaaacattccctgtcttaggtcagttaggatcactactttattttaagaatgtgaaatgacagaataatagtagagagaattatttatttcagcttttatttttttcatcacattcccagtgggtcagaagtttacatacactttgttagtatttggtagcattgcctttaaattgtttaacttgggtcaaatgttttgggtatccttccacaagcttctcacaataagttgctgtaatgttgtcccattcctccagacagaactggtgtaactgagtcaggtttgtagtcctccttgctcacacactttttcagttctgcacacaaattttctatcggattgaggtcaggactttgtgatggccactccaataccttgactttgttgtccttaagccattttgccacaactttggagatatgcttggggtcattgcccatttggaagacccatttgcgaccgagctttaacttcctggctgatgtcttgagatgttgcttcaatatatccacataattttccttcctcataatgccatctattttgtgaagtgcaccagtccctcctgcagtaaagcacccccacaacatgatgctgccacccccatgcttcacggttgggatggtgttcttcggcttgcaggcctcaccctttttcctacaaacataatgatggttattatggccaaaaagttcgaggacatttctccaaaaagtaagatctttgtgactttgtccccatgtgcacttgcaaactgtagtctgacttttttatggtggttttggagcagtggcttcttccttgctgagcagcctttcaggttatgtcaatataggactcgttttactgtggatatagatacttgtctgcctgtttcctccagtatcttcacaaggtcctttgctgttgttctgggattgattttcacttttcgcaccaaactacgttcatctctaggagacagaatgcgtctccttcctgagtggtatgatagctgtgtggtcccatggtgtttatacttacgtactattgtatgtacagatgaacgtggtactttcaggcatttagaaatggctcccaagaatgaaccagacttgtagaggtccacaattgtttttctgagtcttggctgatttcttttgattttcccatgatgtcaagcaaagaggcactgagtttgaatgtaggccttaaaatacatccacaggtacacctcctctcagaagctaaatggctaattgtctaaagacttgacatcattttctggaattttccaagctgcttaaaggcacagttaacttagtgtttgtaaacttcagacccattggaattgtgatatagtcaattaaaagtgaaacaatctgtctgtaaacaactgttggaaaactTATTCAtgtcgtgcacaaagtagatgtcctaaacgacttgccaaaactatagtttgctaacatgaaatctgtggagtggtaaaaatatcagttttaatggcttcaacctaagtgtatgtaaacttctgacttcagctgtagtcACTTTGCCTGCAATACACGAGAAGCGACTGATGGGACCGATAGTGcgcccttaataataataatatagagaTTTGTGCTACAACTGCACATAAAATTCAATTTGAGACATGTATTTGTATGAAAACGTAACTAGATAAAATACCAAatcaattaaatgaaatattccTACCTATTATAGGACACGTTCTAAAGGTGACCAATCAGAGGCCAGCATCAGCATCACATGACCGCGCAGAGAGCGGAAACACTCCAGCTTGAGAAAGATCAGCAGCGCTTTCAAGTGTTGACGTGTTAAAAGAGATAAAAacgcgatttaaaaaaaaaaccgtaTTGTTAATCAGTATTATCATTCTATATACAAGCCTCTCAGTCTTAAACCTCTAATTACTTTGAAAGGAAGGATTGTCAGAGTCTGTTTATATCAGAAAACACCGGTTATTACTGGCTTCCGATATGAGCCAGTGGTCCGGCCTTTAGTGCGTGTTTATCGGCTTCATCCTCCGTCTCTGAGCGCTCGGTGACACcggtaaataaataaacaagctgTAAGAAGATGGATTCAGAGCCAAGTTTTACCTCTCCTCCTGCCGAGATAGAAACGACAACTTGTTTCGTCTTCATGCTGTCCAGACTTCAGGAAGTAAGTGTTTTCACTCCTCGAGACTCCATACGCTTGCTAAAGGAGTGTAACGCATTGCTTTAACTTGTAAATGCATGCTCTGCTTTCACTTAAAAAGCTTGCAATTGATCTGTATTTTCCACAGTGACCATGCAAAAGTTGTGTAATGCTTCAACAGTGCTGTATTTTGACCCCTTCCCTAAATATGGACCAATGCAATCCTCTGTCTGGTTGCATATTGTATTTCTGCCATCTAGATAAGTCCATTAAGGgtcattatataatataatataatatgattacatattaacccttgtgtgtcaatttcaaaaagttactcagaggtccttagaggacaaaaagttccacgtcaaaaaactgccataataatatgatatattaatattattttccactttcaatgagttaattttgtTAACCtatatcagtcctgatcataactaccaaatattcattcattttcaggatttgaaccctttaaatgccagtttgtttatataatgccacttgttttttatgaaaaaaaaagaattattttccatatactaaatgctaaagcatttaaaacattttttttgggaTTATTACAGTCTGGGATATGCCAAtgattttcaataacattgattttgatgcattattattatttttagtttttttggcagtgtcagatttaaaaaaaaaaacaacaacaaaaaaaaaatctcacactTAGGACCTTAGagaacaaaaatgtccacgtcaaaaaactgccat
The nucleotide sequence above comes from Myxocyprinus asiaticus isolate MX2 ecotype Aquarium Trade chromosome 25, UBuf_Myxa_2, whole genome shotgun sequence. Encoded proteins:
- the LOC127416294 gene encoding LOW QUALITY PROTEIN: transport and Golgi organization protein 1 homolog (The sequence of the model RefSeq protein was modified relative to this genomic sequence to represent the inferred CDS: inserted 1 base in 1 codon); amino-acid sequence: MATLNPYLYVFTLFLHACVCKSSAERRFSDFKRCADDECSMLLGRGKAVRDFMGPDCRFLTFKKGETIYVYYKLSGQRSDVWAGSVGNDFGYFPKDCLNLSHIYTEKEFEVPAEETDFVCFDTGLDKFESYDIDVLLGNLLLIENENLTAESKESAQNDAVVSQLPSEKGTTSSESTTHPETESVDSESISPLETDSVDSESTLPFETDSVDSESTLPFETESVDSESVAHPETETLLSKSADEESDSIQPKIDVSPEPTLESTDAVQKEPKAVQLVEVMEEQTNNSLHQESEVSLEDVEAEPSDSDALNIDYSERLHNQSDSERPFSTEEVTNSDPQKPMKLPFEAQTAGSEIDTEEPAKSKQNNKDIPLQAPGKTLNKVEEDTEDKNMWSTFKDIFKKEREGKTRETGSLERVTKEDMEALPEESHSDTNVKDLASPKVLNAEIDSEDLAIAEEVLDLETLDSISAPPKSQDISSEQTVEKHTVGTISSLNVDRMLADEATEEDGLQMVDTSKNEKANENIEEDLQKAITDKSEELHESPQTATLLDKTDNQIEKVRNDLLNLLKNTLQSEEQSPNEEEPQDQDETEDAKELLEDENALLSSSELQITDESKENEQPEIQVEAEISDVSEQNDNGMEPSEVPSSLTSVTQEEDHETLEEDGSDHNLEVPSPREEPVYSDSILRLTILRDHLRDDDVERMQKCLGLKNLFKIEAMFSDLDQEMKSARQLQTYTENIENTLDQIMEASENSILDETEEMLNERERKAQELGRLKEPGMNDVEAAILDAFREIVFSLRQKYSAASDSVPLVEEEQPASETDEQTGSEEVKDLVSDVETIEPPESPEIHKEQNESELILNSELNVNPQDLSHSEEMGLEEDGGHFNRNKDAQIGFKDAEEIQKGPHAILENPVDIGLHFEMDQSSGSLETPSVSDFRDVEANSYITSSSTSDELWGSMLLGKEYLGVYAEVVITALPEEWRPGPTFHGLPWEPVLMTVGIGFLTLLMFFWKTVLAVKGRNYQLTEKQLTGKIQLLLREKYDAVNKITELNGMIEEREEQLKSSEKSMSSTQREMKQLKTHHKKLQSQCEEMSGSVSQLNQKIVDTQEENSNLNEKIIKMHQRIEKYQKTLKNYDEERAKVHILMDEAKHREDALKAQVLTFEKENSSLKEQKKSLLRDAKDWQEKHEKISEEIRVYHRSQKELQDSLVHKENEIDVLSSCIAELNRLGACYAADLQKDDVKLANGEDADKMMDTMRLRIKQMMDVSRIRATLSIVEEERNRCMESLLTEQKSRQELEEQYQKVMHDQMNLKNEKTHLENQFKNLQQRLDITTELYQQKENALQQKLTQEELERREKETKLCEVDSEAVRSEEEVRVLKQKIKDIEEEMQQNERSLKTEVAIQEKKAHENWLKARASERALVEERREAANLRQKLVELRDKISDMEQTSLFKLNSGPPERHMPPMRKGDSYGPSPVSGGAPSPPLMIEGPGRPPXAPVGRRSESFGPRPPSDPHGRFSELGHPMPSRPEMFSPMTSSPCAHDGPMQTAPVIEKAEASEQVSSDPVEPRSKSQNQGSFLPSPIRDSPVPPQNVPLKPYGPPVMGGPVPINGPPPFMVRPPNGHPPMMPPGPPLGPEPRFRPPPMESYGPPPPIGPYGPVPPPFGRGPLPPPPEFYIPRGLPPRPFPPGPLPPPGAMVPLPYRGRGFLGPPSLTVQTSRDGEENATLAQNPPTDDFHQQGAPQDAENSATAEP